A portion of the Sphingobacterium spiritivorum genome contains these proteins:
- a CDS encoding MBG domain-containing protein, translating to MKSSNYYIEILKSIKDMKKGYLLFLLSLILCFGKAWGQTEITETFESAAAGASTFTSGGKTFTIISAQSGPFDIQNGYPGLGWSGTANDNKFIDNDGFAAFGQNTGFSIKIDAGLTYSVKKFYLFLADHNAEQYVSGTVTITGKLGGATVFTATASTGFVQSTTTNNGFTPIDLTTFGGANNSTKVIDELEISTTHPFNYVCMDALTWKLEYVCPTITIDTQSQLNVACKGTATGSATVVASGGTAPYTYSWTLGAGTAATASNLTAGTYTVTVTDNMGCTANKTIVITEPAAALAGTATKTDVSCFGGGNGTATVVASGGTGAYTYSWAPSGGTAATATGLSAGTYTVTVTDANACQITRTVTVGQPAAALSGTATKTDVSCFGGGNGTATVSVTGGTTSYSYSWAPSGGTAATATGLSAGTYTVTVTDANSCQITRTVTVGQPAAALAATTTKTDVSCFNGSNGTATVTVTGGTSGYTYSWAPSGGTASTATGLSAGTYTVTVTDANTCQITRTVTVGQPTAALTGTATKTDVSCFNGTNGTATVVASGGTGAYTYSWAPSGGTASTATGLSAGTYTVTVTDANNCQITRTVTVGQPATALTGTATKTDVSCFNGANGTATVVASGGGGAYTYSWAPSGGTAATATGLSAGTYTVTVTDANSCKITRSVTVGQPATALTGTATKTDVSCFNGTNGTATVVASGGTIGYTYSWAPSGGTAATATGLSAGTYTVTVTDANACQITRTVTVGQPAAALTGTATKTDVSCFNGNNGTATVAVTGGTSSYTYSWAPSGGTAATATGLSAGTYTVTVTDANACQITRTVTVGQPAAALTGTATKTDVSCFNGNNGTATVAVTGGTSSYTYSWAPSGGTAATATGLAAGTYTVTVTDANACQITRTVTVGQPASALAATATKTDVSCFNGTNGTATVAVTGGTSSYTYSWAPSGGTAATATGLAAGTYTVTVTDANACQTTASVTVGEPPALTATISKSDVSCNGGTNGTATVLASGGTGTLTYSWAPSGGTAATATGLVAGTYTVTITDNNGCFITRTTTVGEPSATVAVSTSDAVDVAAQTVTLGGDVPNGACVIEKGIVYGTNALPTTSNIKIIGGSGSGTFSVDISGLTVNTLYRYRAYAIVNGIVSYGAVKEFTTFKYDQQISFNAIPSKTYGDASFDLGDTHTNRGLLITYTAVDPTVVSITGNQATILKSGTTTITATQAGDQNNNPATPVSRTLTVAKAVITVTADAKTKVYGANDPALTYKVTGMVNNDAATVVTGTLKRATGANIGTYAISDNDLTASNYTITYVGADLTITKANLTVTADAKTKVYGSSDPALTYKVTGLVNNDEATVVSGTLKRATGENIGTYAISDNDLSADNYTITYAGADLTITKASITVTADAKTKVYGTTDPALTYKVTGMVNNDAATVVTGTLKRTTGENIGTYAISNNDLSADNYTITYVGADLTITKANLTVTADSKTKVYGSSDPALTYKVTGMVNNDLATVVTGTLKRATGENVGTYAISNNDLTASNYTITYVDADLTITKANLTVTADAKTKVYGSSDPALTYKVTGMVNNDLATVVTGTLKRAAGENVGTYAISNNDLTASNYTITYVGADLTITKANLTVTADAKTKVYGTADPDLTYKVTGLVNNDAATVVTGTLKRATGENIGTYAISNNDLAASNYTITYSGANLTITKANLTVTADAKTKVYGTADPALTYKVTGLVNNDLATVVTGTLKRATGENVGTYVISNNDLAASNYMITYVGANLTITKANLTVTADAKTKVYGTADPALTYKVTGMVNNDAATVVTGTLKRAAGENVGAYAISNNDLAASNYTITYAGADLTITKANLTVTADAKTKVFGTADPALTYKVTGLVNNDAATVVTGTLKRAAGENVGTYAISNNDLTASNYTITYTGANLTITKATVTGITLSDASFTYDGSSKSILVTGTLPSGTTVSYTGNNQTAAGSYPVTANIDGGINYNNLSLQATLKINKAKQVITFKEIPAVYRDAGQLTLDITSNSPLPIRIYSDNTLVAEVTGNQEVTVRGVGLALIRAEQAGDANYIAADAVTRELRVRNEDGAKLPVRVHPAVSPNGDGINDYLRIEGIDEYPENKIGIFDANGNLVQELKGYDNHSNRFDGYKESRAVPAGTYFYMLEVKINGKWVYDKGFFVVRY from the coding sequence ATGAAAAGCTCCAATTATTACATTGAAATTTTGAAAAGTATCAAGGATATGAAAAAGGGATACCTGTTATTCCTGTTATCCCTTATACTCTGTTTCGGAAAAGCCTGGGGGCAAACCGAAATAACAGAAACATTTGAATCAGCGGCGGCAGGGGCGTCGACTTTTACAAGTGGAGGAAAGACATTTACTATTATTAGTGCTCAGAGCGGACCGTTTGATATTCAAAATGGTTATCCTGGATTAGGATGGAGCGGTACAGCAAATGATAATAAATTTATAGATAATGACGGTTTTGCTGCCTTTGGGCAAAACACAGGTTTTTCTATTAAGATAGATGCCGGACTTACCTATTCGGTGAAAAAGTTTTATCTTTTTTTGGCAGATCATAATGCTGAACAGTACGTGAGCGGAACTGTTACCATTACTGGTAAATTAGGCGGAGCTACCGTTTTTACAGCTACTGCATCTACCGGTTTTGTACAGTCTACAACAACAAATAACGGATTTACACCTATAGACCTCACCACATTTGGCGGAGCTAATAACAGTACAAAGGTTATCGACGAACTGGAAATCAGTACCACACACCCTTTTAATTACGTGTGTATGGATGCATTGACCTGGAAACTGGAATATGTGTGTCCTACTATAACTATTGATACGCAGTCGCAATTAAATGTAGCATGTAAGGGGACAGCTACAGGTAGTGCTACTGTAGTAGCAAGCGGAGGTACAGCCCCATATACATACAGCTGGACTCTGGGAGCAGGAACAGCAGCCACCGCTTCCAATCTTACGGCCGGTACATATACTGTTACAGTTACGGATAATATGGGCTGTACAGCTAATAAAACAATTGTAATTACTGAACCTGCTGCAGCATTGGCGGGAACAGCTACCAAAACAGATGTAAGTTGTTTTGGCGGAGGTAATGGTACAGCTACTGTTGTAGCATCAGGCGGAACAGGAGCATATACCTACAGTTGGGCACCAAGCGGAGGTACAGCAGCGACAGCTACAGGTCTTTCAGCAGGTACCTATACCGTGACGGTTACAGATGCGAATGCGTGTCAGATTACCCGTACTGTGACTGTGGGACAGCCTGCTGCAGCATTGTCGGGAACAGCTACCAAAACAGATGTAAGTTGTTTTGGCGGAGGCAACGGTACAGCAACTGTTTCCGTAACAGGTGGTACCACCTCTTACAGCTATAGCTGGGCGCCAAGCGGAGGTACAGCAGCTACCGCTACAGGTCTTTCAGCAGGTACTTATACGGTGACAGTTACAGATGCGAACTCCTGTCAGATCACCCGTACAGTTACTGTCGGACAACCTGCAGCAGCTTTGGCAGCAACAACTACCAAAACAGATGTAAGTTGCTTTAACGGAAGCAATGGTACAGCAACGGTAACGGTAACAGGTGGTACCAGCGGTTATACCTACAGTTGGGCACCAAGCGGAGGTACAGCATCTACAGCGACAGGTCTTTCAGCAGGTACCTATACCGTGACGGTTACAGATGCGAATACCTGTCAGATTACACGTACAGTGACTGTGGGACAACCTACTGCCGCATTGACAGGTACAGCGACCAAAACAGATGTAAGCTGCTTTAATGGCACCAATGGTACAGCTACTGTTGTAGCGTCAGGCGGAACAGGAGCATATACCTACAGTTGGGCACCGAGTGGTGGTACGGCATCTACAGCTACAGGTCTTTCAGCAGGTACCTATACCGTGACGGTTACAGATGCGAATAACTGTCAGATCACCCGTACAGTAACTGTGGGACAACCTGCTACCGCTTTGACGGGGACAGCGACCAAAACAGATGTGAGCTGCTTTAATGGTGCAAACGGTACGGCTACTGTCGTCGCTTCAGGAGGTGGAGGAGCTTACACCTACAGTTGGGCACCGAGTGGTGGTACAGCAGCTACTGCTACAGGACTAAGTGCAGGTACTTATACGGTGACGGTAACAGATGCAAATAGTTGTAAGATTACGCGTAGTGTGACGGTAGGACAACCTGCAACCGCATTGACGGGAACAGCTACCAAAACAGATGTAAGTTGCTTTAATGGAACAAACGGTACAGCTACTGTTGTAGCGTCAGGTGGTACCATCGGTTATACTTACAGTTGGGCACCAAGCGGAGGTACAGCAGCGACGGCCACAGGTCTTTCAGCAGGTACCTATACGGTAACGGTTACAGATGCGAATGCCTGTCAGATTACACGTACAGTGACGGTAGGACAACCTGCAGCCGCATTGACGGGAACAGCTACCAAAACAGATGTAAGTTGCTTTAATGGCAATAATGGTACAGCCACTGTTGCAGTAACAGGTGGTACAAGTTCATATACTTACAGTTGGGCACCAAGCGGAGGTACAGCAGCGACGGCCACAGGTCTTTCAGCAGGTACCTATACGGTAACGGTTACAGATGCGAATGCCTGTCAGATTACACGTACAGTGACGGTAGGACAACCTGCAGCCGCATTGACGGGAACAGCTACCAAAACAGATGTAAGCTGTTTTAATGGCAATAATGGTACAGCCACTGTTGCAGTAACAGGTGGTACAAGTTCATATACCTACAGTTGGGCACCAAGCGGAGGTACAGCAGCGACGGCCACGGGTCTTGCAGCAGGTACCTACACGGTGACGGTAACAGATGCGAATGCCTGTCAGATCACCCGTACAGTTACTGTCGGACAACCTGCATCAGCTTTGGCAGCAACAGCTACCAAAACAGATGTAAGTTGCTTTAATGGCACCAATGGTACAGCCACTGTTGCAGTAACAGGTGGTACAAGTTCATATACTTACAGTTGGGCACCAAGCGGAGGTACAGCAGCGACGGCCACAGGTCTTGCAGCAGGAACCTATACGGTAACGGTTACAGATGCGAATGCTTGTCAGACAACGGCCTCAGTTACGGTTGGAGAACCTCCTGCTTTAACAGCGACCATTAGTAAATCAGATGTAAGTTGCAATGGTGGAACTAATGGTACAGCAACTGTTTTAGCATCAGGCGGAACGGGAACACTTACCTACAGTTGGGCGCCTAGCGGAGGTACAGCGGCAACAGCGACTGGTTTGGTTGCAGGTACATATACAGTTACTATAACAGATAATAACGGATGTTTCATAACACGTACTACAACTGTCGGAGAGCCTTCTGCTACTGTGGCGGTGTCGACATCTGATGCAGTAGATGTGGCTGCACAGACAGTCACGCTCGGAGGTGATGTTCCAAATGGTGCATGTGTGATAGAAAAAGGTATTGTCTATGGAACAAATGCATTACCAACAACATCCAATATTAAAATAATAGGAGGAAGCGGAAGTGGTACGTTCTCAGTAGATATTAGTGGTTTGACAGTAAATACACTGTATCGTTACAGAGCGTATGCGATTGTCAACGGAATAGTTAGCTATGGAGCTGTTAAAGAATTTACCACATTTAAATATGATCAGCAGATCAGTTTCAATGCTATCCCTTCTAAAACATATGGTGATGCATCGTTTGATCTCGGAGATACACATACAAACAGAGGATTATTGATCACGTATACCGCGGTGGATCCTACAGTTGTAAGTATTACCGGGAATCAGGCTACTATATTGAAATCCGGTACAACAACGATCACAGCAACACAGGCGGGAGATCAGAACAATAATCCTGCAACTCCTGTGAGTCGTACATTAACAGTGGCAAAAGCTGTTATTACTGTTACAGCCGATGCGAAGACAAAAGTCTACGGAGCGAATGATCCTGCTCTGACCTATAAAGTAACAGGTATGGTCAACAATGATGCAGCTACTGTGGTGACAGGAACACTGAAACGTGCAACAGGAGCGAATATCGGTACATATGCAATAAGTGATAACGATCTGACCGCTTCTAACTACACAATCACTTACGTTGGAGCAGATCTTACCATTACTAAAGCGAACCTAACAGTTACAGCTGATGCGAAAACCAAAGTGTACGGTTCGTCTGATCCGGCTCTGACCTATAAAGTCACAGGTTTGGTCAACAATGATGAGGCTACTGTCGTATCGGGAACATTGAAACGGGCAACAGGAGAGAATATCGGTACGTATGCGATCAGTGATAACGATCTGAGTGCAGATAATTACACGATCACTTATGCTGGAGCAGATCTTACCATCACTAAAGCCAGCATAACGGTTACAGCTGATGCGAAAACTAAGGTTTACGGAACGACAGATCCGGCCCTGACTTATAAAGTTACAGGTATGGTCAATAATGATGCAGCTACTGTAGTGACTGGAACATTGAAACGTACAACCGGAGAAAATATCGGTACATATGCGATCAGTAATAACGATCTGAGTGCAGATAATTACACAATCACTTATGTTGGAGCAGATCTTACGATCACTAAGGCCAACTTAACGGTTACGGCTGATTCGAAAACTAAGGTTTACGGTTCATCTGATCCAGCCCTGACTTATAAAGTTACCGGCATGGTCAACAATGATCTGGCTACCGTGGTAACAGGTACATTGAAACGTGCAACCGGAGAGAATGTAGGTACGTATGCGATTAGTAACAACGATCTGACCGCTTCTAACTACACAATTACTTATGTGGATGCAGATCTTACGATCACTAAAGCGAACTTAACAGTTACAGCAGATGCGAAAACTAAGGTTTACGGTTCATCTGATCCAGCCCTGACTTATAAAGTTACCGGCATGGTCAACAATGATCTGGCTACTGTAGTAACAGGAACATTGAAACGTGCAGCAGGTGAGAATGTAGGAACGTATGCGATCAGTAACAACGATCTGACCGCTTCTAACTACACAATTACTTATGTGGGAGCAGATCTTACGATTACTAAAGCTAACTTAACGGTCACAGCTGATGCGAAAACTAAGGTCTATGGAACAGCAGATCCAGACTTGACCTATAAAGTAACAGGTCTGGTCAATAATGATGCGGCTACTGTAGTGACAGGAACACTGAAACGTGCAACCGGAGAGAATATCGGTACGTATGCGATCAGTAATAATGATCTGGCCGCTTCTAACTACACAATTACCTATTCAGGAGCTAACCTGACCATCACTAAAGCTAACTTAACGGTTACGGCTGATGCGAAAACTAAGGTTTACGGAACAGCAGATCCTGCGCTGACTTATAAAGTCACAGGTCTGGTCAATAATGATTTGGCTACTGTTGTGACAGGAACACTGAAACGTGCAACAGGTGAAAATGTAGGTACGTATGTGATCAGCAATAACGATCTGGCCGCTTCTAACTACATGATTACTTATGTAGGAGCTAATCTGACGATTACCAAGGCCAACTTAACGGTTACGGCTGATGCGAAGACTAAGGTCTATGGAACAGCAGATCCTGCGCTGACTTATAAAGTCACAGGTATGGTCAACAATGATGCCGCTACTGTAGTGACGGGTACATTGAAACGTGCAGCTGGTGAAAATGTAGGTGCGTATGCGATCAGTAATAACGATCTCGCTGCTTCTAACTACACGATTACTTATGCAGGAGCAGATCTTACGATCACTAAAGCCAACTTAACGGTTACGGCAGATGCGAAGACTAAAGTATTTGGAACGGCAGATCCTGCTCTGACTTATAAAGTCACAGGTCTGGTCAACAATGATGCGGCTACTGTAGTAACAGGTACATTGAAACGTGCAGCAGGAGAGAATGTAGGAACGTATGCGATCAGCAATAACGATCTGACCGCTTCTAACTATACGATCACCTATACAGGAGCCAATCTTACCATTACGAAGGCAACTGTTACAGGTATCACGTTAAGCGATGCCAGTTTCACTTACGATGGCAGTTCTAAATCTATTCTTGTAACTGGTACTCTTCCTTCAGGTACAACCGTGAGTTACACCGGTAATAATCAGACAGCTGCCGGCAGCTATCCGGTTACGGCTAATATAGACGGAGGTATCAATTATAATAACCTCTCTCTGCAGGCCACACTGAAGATCAATAAAGCCAAACAGGTGATTACCTTCAAAGAAATCCCTGCGGTGTACCGCGATGCAGGTCAATTGACACTTGATATTACCAGTAACAGTCCGCTGCCGATCCGTATCTACAGTGACAATACCTTAGTTGCTGAAGTTACAGGCAATCAGGAGGTGACCGTGAGAGGAGTAGGTCTAGCCCTTATCCGTGCAGAGCAGGCTGGAGATGCAAACTATATCGCAGCTGATGCGGTTACCCGTGAACTTCGTGTTCGAAATGAAGATGGAGCTAAATTACCGGTGCGTGTACATCCTGCAGTTTCACCAAACGGAGATGGTATCAACGATTACCTTCGTATCGAGGGCATAGATGAGTATCCGGAGAACAAAATCGGAAT